In Rattus rattus isolate New Zealand chromosome 9, Rrattus_CSIRO_v1, whole genome shotgun sequence, a genomic segment contains:
- the Znf879 gene encoding zinc finger protein 879, giving the protein MGLLFQEPVTFRDIAVSFSQDEWLHLDPAQRTLYREVMLENYSNLASLGILFPKPKVISQLEQADFQMVESGMFQGVYLGWKSLFEPRVSKEENKEVLKHQRVDDLFGFLLGKPCVNEEQLEEQPGYRKNLFSEMLLSLRRDCTQERGFPGIELVRNPRKTRVVSGGGKPRSPQYSILFRQLGFNTVHKLYKCNICGKVFLHSSSLSKHQRIHTGEKLYQCKECRKAFSQSSSLTQHLRVHTGEKPYVCSECGKAFSFTTSLIGHQRMHTGERPYRCKECGKTFKGSSSLNNHQRIHTGEKPYTCSACGRAFSQCSSLIQHQRIHTGEKPYECSQCGKAFTSISRLSRHHRIHTGEKPFHCNVCGKVFSYHSALIIHQRIHTGEKPYACKECGKAFSQSSALIQHQRIHTGEKPYKCDECGKAFSWISRLNIHHRIHTGEKPYHCKECGKAFSSHSAVNTHRKIHTGEKPYKCSDCEKAFNQSSALIQHQRIHTGEKPFNCKVCGKAFRQSSSLMTHTRIHTGEKPYKCKTCGKAFSQSSSLANHQKTHY; this is encoded by the exons ATGGGTTTGCTGTTCCAGGAGCCTGTGACGTTCAGGGACATCGCCGTGTCCTTCAGCCAGGATGAGTGGCTGCACCTAGACCCTGCTCAGAGAACCCTGTACCGAGAGGTGATGCTGGAGAACTACAGCAACCTGGCCTCGCTGG GGATTCTGTTTCCCAAGCCAAAGGTCATCTCTCAGTTAGAGCAAGCAGATTTCCAGATGGTGGAAAGTGGAATGTTTCAAGGTGTATACCTCG gGTGGAAGAGCTtgtttgaacccagggtttccAAAGAGGAAAATAAGGAAGTCTTGAAACACCAGAGAGTTGATGATCTTTTCGGCTTCTTATTGGGAAAACCATGTGTAAATGAGGAACAGTTGGAGGAGCAACCAGGCTATAGGAAAAACCTCTTCAGTGAAATGCTGCTTTCTCTTAGAAGAGACTGTACACAAGAGAGGGGCTTTCCAGGGATCGAACTTGTGAGAAATCCTAGGAAAACCAGAGTTGTCTCCGGAGGAGGAAAGCCTCGCTCCCCGCAGTACTCAATTCTATTCAGACAACTGGGGTTCAACACAGTGCACAAGCTTTATAAGTGTAACATCTGTGGGAAGGTCTTTCTCCACAGTTCTTCCCTGAGCAAACATCAGAggattcacactggagagaagctcTACCAATGTAAGGAATGTCGGAAGGCCTTCAGCCAAAGCTCGTCCCTGACACAGCACCTGAGAGTCCATACTGGAGAAAAGCCGTACGTCTGTAGTgaatgtgggaaggccttcagcTTCACCACCTCTCTCATTGGGCATCAGAGGATGCACACTGGAGAGAGACCCTATCGATGTAAGGAATGCGGCAAAACCTTCAAAGGCAGCTCGTCCCTTAACAATCACCAGCGGatccacactggagagaagccttataCGTGTAGCGCGTGTGGGAGAGCCTTTAGCCAGTGCTCGTCTCTTATTCAGCATCAGAGGATTCACACTGGGGAGAAACCATATGAATGCAGccagtgtgggaaagcctttacGTCCATATCACGGCTGAGCAGACACCACCGCATCCATACCGGAGAGAAGCCCTTTCACTGTAATGTGTGCGGCAAAGTGTTCAGTTACCACTCGGCCTTGATCATTCATCAGAggattcacactggagagaaaccgtATGCATGCaaggagtgtgggaaagccttcagccAGAGCTCAGCACTTATCCAGCATCAAAGAATCCACACGGGAGAAAAGCCGTACAAGTGTGACGAATGTGGGAAGGCCTTTTCCTGGATCTCGAGGCTTAACATCCACCACAGAatccacacaggagagaaaccttaccaCTGTAAAGAATGCGGGAAAGCTTTTAGTTCCCACTCTGCAGTCAATACTCACAGAAAAATCCACACTGGCGAGAAGCCTTATAAATGCAGTGACTGTGAAAAAGCCTTCAACCAAAGCTCAGCCCTCATCCAGCATCagagaattcacactggagagaaaccattCAACTGTAAAgtctgtgggaaagccttcagacAGAGTTCGTCGCTTATGACACATACAAGGattcatacaggagaaaaaccttatAAATGCAAAACATGCGGGAAAGCGTTCAGTCAAAGCTCATCTCTTGCCAACCACCAGAAGACACATTATTGA
- the Grm6 gene encoding metabotropic glutamate receptor 6: MGRLRVLLLWIAWWLSQAGIACGAGSVRLAGGLTLGGLFPVHARGAAGRACGALKKEQGVHRLEAMLYALDRVNADPELLPGVRLGARLLDTCSRDTYALEQALSFVQALIRGRGDGDEASVRCPGGVPPLRSAPPERVVAVVGASASSVSIMVANVLRLFAIPQISYASTAPELSDSTRYDFFSRVVPPDSYQAQAMVDIVRALGWNYVSTLASEGNYGESGVEAFVQISREAGGVCIAQSIKIPREPKPGEFHKVIRRLMETPNARGIIIFANEDDIRRVLEAARQANLTGHFLWVGSDSWGSKISPILNLEEEAVGAITILPKRASIDGFDQYFMTRSLENNRRNIWFAEFWEENFNCKLTSSGGQSDDSTRKCTGEERIGQDSAYEQEGKVQFVIDAVYAIAHALHSMHQALCPGHTGLCPAMEPTDGRTLLHYIRAVRFNGSAGTPVMFNENGDAPGRYDIFQYQATNGSASSGGYQAVGQWAEALRLDMEVLQWSGDPHEVPPSQCSLPCGPGERKKMVKGVPCCWHCEACDGYRFQVDEFTCEACPGDMRPTPNHTGCRPTPVVRLTWSSPWAALPLLLAVLGIMATTTIMATFMRHNDTPIVRASGRELSYVLLTGIFLIYAITFLMVAEPCAAICAARRLLLGLGTTLSYSALLTKTNRIYRIFEQGKRSVTPPPFISPTSQLVITFGLTSLQVVGVIAWLGAQPPHSVIDYEEQRTVDPEQARGVLKCDMSDLSLIGCLGYSLLLMVTCTVYAIKARGVPETFNEAKPIGFTMYTTCIIWLAFVPIFFGTAQSAEKIYIQTTTLTVSLSLSASVSLGMLYVPKTYVILFHPEQNVQKRKRSLKKTSTMAAPPQNENAEDAK, translated from the exons ATGGGGAGGCTCCGGGTGCTGCTGCTATGGATAGCCTGGTGGTTGTCGCAGGCAGGCATAGCCTGCGGTGCCGGCTCGGTGCGCCTGGCGGGCGGCCTGACGCTGGGCGGACTATTCCCAGTGCACGCGCGGGGAGCCGCAGGACGCGCGTGCGGGGCGCTGAAGAAGGAGCAAGGCGTGCACCGGCTGGAAGCGATGCTCTACGCGCTGGACCGCGTCAACGCTGACCCGGAGCTGCTGCCCGGCGTGCGACTGGGCGCGCGGCTGCTCGACACCTGCTCGCGGGACACCTACGCTCTGGAGCAGGCGCTGAGCTTCGTGCAGGCGCTCATCCGAGGCCGCGGAGACGGCGACGAGGCCAGTGTGCGCTGCCCTGGGGGAGTTCCCCCGCTGCGCTCCGCGCCTCCAGAGCGCGTGGTGGCGGTGGTGGGCGCCTCGGCTAGCTCCGTGTCCATCATGGTCGCCAACGTCTTGCGCCTGTTTGCG ATACCCCAGATCAGCTATGCCTCCACAGCCCCAGAGCTCAGTGACTCCACACGCTATGACTTCTTCTCCCGAGTGGTGCCTCCTGACTCCTACCAGGCCCAGGCCATGGTGGACATTGTGCGGGCACTGGGATGGAATTACGTGTCTACATTGGCCTCTGAGGGCAACTATGGCGAGAGCGGGGTTGAGGCCTTTGTGCAGATTTCCCGTGAGGCTG GAGGTGTCTGTATTGCCCAGTCAATAAAGATTCCCAGGGAGCCAAAGCCGGGAGAATTCCACAAAGTGATCCGGAGGCTCATGGAGACACCCAACGCCCGTGGCATCATCATCTTTGCCAATGAGGATGACATCAG GAGGGTCTTGGAGGCAGCTCGCCAGGCCAACCTGACTGGCCACTTCCTGTGGGTTGGCTCAGACAGCTGGGGATCCAAGATCTCTCCCATCTTGAACCTAGAGGAAGAGGCTGTGGGGGCCATCACTATCTTGCCCAAAAGGGCTTCAATCGACG GATTTGACCAATACTTCATGACTCGTTCCTTGGAGAACAACCGCAGAAACATCTGGTTTGCTGAGTTCTGGGAAGAGAATTTTAACTGCAAACTAACCAGCTCCGGTGGCCAGTCAGATGATTCCACCCGGAAATGCACAG GTGAGGAACGCATCGGCCAGGACTCCGCCTATGAGCAGGAGGGGAAGGTGCAGTTCGTGATAGACGCTGTGTACGCCATTGCTCACGCTCTGCATAGCATGCACCAAGCGCTCTGCCCAGGCCACACAGGTCTGTGCCCAGCCATGGAGCCTACTGATGGCCGGACGCTGCTGCACTACATCCGAGCAGTCCGCTTCAATG GTAGTGCAGGAACCCCAGTGATGTTCAATGAGAATGGAGATGCCCCCGGGCGCTATGACATCTTCCAATACCAGGCAACCAACGGAAGCGCCAGCAGCGGCGGGTACCAGGCCGTGGGCCAATGGGCAGAGGCCCTTAGACTGGAT ATGGAAGTTCTACAGTGGTCAGGCGACCCCCATGAAGTGCCCCCTTCTCAATGCAGCCTCCCCTGTGGGCCCGGTGAACGGAAAAAGATGGTGAAGGGTGTCCCCTGCTGTTGGCACTGTGAGGCCTGCGACGGGTACCGCTTCCAGGTGGACGAGTTCACGTGCGAGGCCTGCCCAGGGGACATGAGGCCCACCCCCAACCACACTGGTTGCCGTCCCACACCCGTGGTGCGCCTGACCTGGTCCTCTCCATGGGCAGCTCTGCCCcttctcctggctgtcctgggcatCATGGCTACCACCACCATTATGGCCACCTTCATGCGACACAATGACACTCCCATAGTCCGCGCCTCTGGCCGTGAGCTTAGCTACGTGCTGCTCACTGGCATCTTCCTGATCTACGCCATCACCTTCCTCATGGTAGCCGAGCCTTGTGCAGCCATCTGTGCTGCCCGCAGACTCTTGCTTGGCTTGGGCACCACGCTCAGCTACTCAGCCCTGCTCACCAAGACCAACCGCATCTACCGCATCTTTGAGCAAGGGAAGCGCTCTGTCACACCACCACCCTTCATCAGCCCCACTTCGCAACTAGTCATCACCTTCGGCCTCACCTCCCTGCAG GTAGTGGGAGTGATAGCGTGGCTGGGGGCCCAGCCTCCACACAGCGTGATTGACTACGAGGAGCAGAGGACGGTGGACCCCGAGCAGGCCAGGGGTGTGCTCAAGTGTGATATGTCTGATCTGTCCCTCATTGGTTGCCTGGGCTACAGTCTCCTGCTCATGGTCACGTGTACGGTGTATGCCATCAAGGCCCGAGGTGTGCCTGAGACCTTCAATGAGGCCAAGCCCATCGGCTTCACCATGTACACCACCTGTATTATCTGGCTGGCTTTTGTTCCCATCTTCTTTGGTACCGCCCAGTCAGCTGAGAAG ATCtacatccaaaccaccacactaacGGTGTCGCTGAGCCTGAGCGCATCAGTGTCCCTCGGCATGCTCTACGTGCCCAAAACCTACGTCATCCTGTTCCATCCAGAGCAGAACGTACAGAAGCGGAAGCGCAGCCTCAAGAAGACCTCCACGATGGCGGCCCCACCCCAGAACGAGAACGCAGAGGACGCCAAGTAG